GCCCTCAAGGAACTTAAAATTGAAGGTTTTGATAGATTATTAGGTGTGGGTCATGAGTTCTATGGGAATGATTCTTCTACAATTAAACCGTTCAGATCCCTTAAGTATTTAAGCTTTAAGAATATGCGAGAGTGGCAGGAATGGATTATATTTGAAGATGAAGTTTTCTCTTGTCTTCAATGGCTTCACATAAATTATTGCCCCAAGCTAAGCAAGAATTTGCCCGATCAACTTCCCTCTTTGACCAAACTTGAAATTAGAGAATGTAAGCAACTTGTTGCTTCATTCCCTTGGGCTCCTGCTCTCCATGAATTGTACTTTGATGGGAAAATACAGTTGCCAAGTGATCATTACTATCCATCACTTGAAAGTATGATCATGATTGGCGGCTGTGATTCACTTTGGTCATTTCCATTACAATTTTTCCCTAAACTCAAATTTATCGAAATTTTTAATTGTAAGAACCTTGAATCTCTTTCGGCATCAACAGGATCTCATCTAGATCTTACTTCTCTCACTTATTTGAAAATCTCTAGATGCCCAacttttgtatcttttcttagTGGAGGAATCTGTGCTCAAAAATTGACAAAGATTGAAGTCTTTAGTTGCAAAAAGTTAAAGTCACTACCCGAAGGAATGGTCACTCTCCTCCCATCTCTTTCGTCTTTGCAATTGTACAAGTGTCCAGAATTAGATTCATTTCCTAAGGATGGTTTGCCCTCCAATTTAAAAACACTTACGATCCAGTATTGTGAAAAACTCATTTCCTGTCGCAAGGAGTGGGGATTGCAAGCTCTTCACTCTCTGAGAGATTTCATAATTTGGAGTAAATGCGAAGAATTGGAGTCCTTTCCTGAGGAGGCGTTACTCCCTCCTACTCTTACCAATTTCAGCATCTCAAGTTTTCCAAATCTGAAATCACTAAATGGTAAGGGGTTTCAACACCTCACCTCTCTTCAAAGCTTGACGATTTGGTCCTGCGATAAACTCCAGTGCTTACCGGAACAAGGCCTACCCACCTCTCTTTCTGTGCTACAAATCTTTGGTTGCCCTTTGTTGAATCAACAGTGTGAAAAAGAAATAGGGAAAGACTGGCTCAAGATTGCTCACATCCCCTATATAGAGATTGATTGACATGATCAGACAACAGGTATTATTCTACACTAACGTTTAACTTTTCTTCTGCATATTTGCTCAATTTCATCAATACCCATCAAGCTAGGTCTGAGTTTTGTATGTATTTcttttcaaagattttttttttaactcctcTAAAAACAGCTTCATCAATATATTACAATATTTGACCCATTTCCATTAtatatcatcttcttctttcttttttttctttttttttttttatgataattctaccaataaaaagagagaaataaaaatgtCTATGCTGCATTTGGGGAAAATTCATCTTCccataaagaaaatgtttttataaaaaaagaaaaaaggtggGCATACCAAAAAACAACCATCTCAAACTACTCATCAATATGTTTACTGAatagaggaggaaaaaaaaaaccatagaatttttttttttatatggggATATATGTTAATTTCATTGCCCTTTCTTTTGTAGTGTAACTTTTAGTTGTCAATAACAACTGCCCACACAATTGCTATCAATTTCATGCCACTGCTAATTGCTGGTCCTTTTGGATCATGTATGAACTCCTTTCTGAAGTGTTTTCAAGTCACTATAAAAGCTCATTCTTTACTCTCATTCTTAATGGATCTGCtcttgcctctttttttttctttttttcttttttgtgatgaTGTGAGACCTCAAAAAGGTAGGCCCTTGGAACTCACCTTTGAAGAGTAAACCACGAATACATAACCCTACCCACCATAATTGTGTATCAAGTCATCCAAAGGAATTTTTTGTGGAGATTTAAACCCAGGATGTTTGGATCTACAGCTCATCCAAGCCTCCCACCATTAGGCTGCACCTTGACGGATTGCTCCCTCCTAATTGTAGGTTCAGTACATATCTACTTTGGACTTTTGAAGTGCAAAAGACAGACTTTTCTGGAAATGATCAACCTAGGTAATGAACTTTTTCCAACATATGTCACATTTGTTTATTAagtaaatagtattttaaatagTATTGTGATTTGACCTGCACATTATGGCATGCTATTTAATCTCAGGTAGACACTAGGGGAGTTGAAAGATAGTGCTACTTATTTACCTTCTAATAGCAGATGAAACACACTGCTCATTTTTTTAGAGGAACTTTCTCAATCTCCTTTTGATATTTTGGAATTGGTGGTGGATAGATAGATGTCAATTCCTGCTTATGTGTGGAGAGGAactttctcaaattctctctctctctctctctctctctctctctctctctttgatatTTTGGAATTGGCCCAAGTTTTCTCAAATACTTGTTCTATAACAGATTAAGGCCAATCTCCGAGCACTCTCATGTCATTACTAATACGCCCTTTGTTGTTAGATTTCttcaattgatttttcttttattagtttAAACTTTGGACTAGTAATCATAAATGATTTATAAATCTTTATCAACTCTTATGCAGGTTTTTAGACACAAAATGGGAAAAATGTTGAGGCCAACACTACAAGCATCTTCTGTTTAGTTCAAGTTTTGATTGCCATATGTACCTTGATGTATTGAAGAGCAGAAAAGAGAATTGTGCCTTATTGCTTCAGTTTCAGGTTCTAGATTTGACTGGAAGCATATCCTTAAGGCAATTTATGGGAAGTCAATTACGATTGTGATCTCTAgaactttatctttttttatgtgagtttgcTTAAATGTTTGCTTTAGTATTCTacttatttgattttaatttctgTAATTTTGTTCCATGTGTGTTTCAGGgccattaattattttttattaatttgttgtcTTTTTACTTGTATGTCCTTCATTTCTGAAACAATaccaaagaaagaagggaaataGCGGTACAAGATTGCTCTCATTCTTTGCATACATATGAGCAACGAAGTCATTGTATGAGCTAAAATTCCAATGTGGAACAAGCCCTTGTTTTACAATCAGGTACTTTGTTGAATTTAGCtgcttttgtttgattttatttatatttattttcaagtttatttttggataaatatgcatgtcctaaaaaaaatttatacttaaTAAAAGATTTAGCTAAAGAACAGTGTCATTATCAGTTTCTTCATCAAGCTCAAGTAAATGTCCGCCAAAAGATGGGCTGCCTACCTCATTTTCTTTACTGAGCATCATTGAGTATTGTCCATTTTTGAAGGAATGGTGCCatatgaagaaggaaaaaaagggcAAAATATTACTCACTTGCCCTGCATATGAATCAATTATTAAGAGATCATATGAGCCAAGAGTATAgactagtgattcatcatccaCTGTTTTCTTCATCCACACGTTCTGCAGAGACTAGCTAGCTAGTTGTCGAATTTATTTATTACCTTTAGTATTGGATAATCAAAGTTATCCCACTAAATCTaactcttatttattttcacaacaattgaaCGTAAAAATTCATCATTTGGAGTGAATctataaaaagtgaaaaaggatGCATTACAGAAAACGATCGTGAGGGGCATTCTGTTTATCTTAACATTAGGCATATATTAACACATTCATATGTCCAGTATAATCCACCTTTCATCATCAGATGCAACAAACTCACTCCATTGGGCTTGATAAGACTATATCTGTCTTTGAGACTTTGGATTTGGTGGCGGAAGTGAAGATATGAAGTCCTCTCCAGAAGgatgggtgttttttttttttgtttttcaagcTAACTGTCTGAAGGCACAGCTTTGTGGAAGTGTCTGTCACGAGCTGAACCCAAATAGGTCcaaatcatgagaaaaaaaaccatcaagAAAAATGGTAAGggattttttccccctttctttATGATAAAGATAAGTAAACATTCTGAACTCTCCACAATATAAGTCAAAGCTCTATAACACAATTACAAATGCTACAATTGAATCATGTGCCTCCAATTATACATAAACTATTTCAAAACTCCATATGAATTAACACAAGGTTACCCCCATTTATAGCCacacttctttctttttggcaAAACCCAATTAATTTCCCCACCTACACCCCATCTATAGCCACAGTGCCacacttctttctttcttctttagagAACGAATTAGTTTCTTTTCATCTCaagaccaaaaaacaaaaaacaaaaaaaatgaaaacaaacagATTAGTTTCTATCTCTCTCTGGTAAATTTATAGAGATCTGCCGCCTACAGCTAGCATGGTTACCATATCCACAAGCCACCGCGACAAAGGGTGTTGGATACTAACACGGCAACCCAACTACTGTGTCCATGCTTTCCAGTTTGTAAAACTATGAGAGAGTAGGATGAGCTaaagcccagtaagtagcataactAATGGGttgggggaaatgcaagtttaaCGACAACGAGCACATTACAAAACATGCTATAATTTGAGAATTACTATTATTTTCtacaaaatcaatttcaataaaaacatGACGAGAATGATTAAAATAATGTGGGTCCAAGCTTCCCAAAATAACCATGAAACTACATAATGTTTACTGTAAGTCATAAACAATGTCCAATGCTATTTCAAAACCAGAAACAAGGCCACATGACAAGGTGCCACAAAGACGTAAATGTCACCGAGACATCATACTGCCACAGACATGTTAGAACCCAAACACAATTGCATGATATGTACCTCTTTTGGCATGTGGTTTATCGGCCCTATAGGCAACACCCTCAATCACACTCTCAAGGATTTACCTCTCCCCCTCATGGGGGGCAGGGAATAACGCGTCATGTAGTACCTCTTTTGCATGTGGTTTATTGGCCCTGCctagcctcacccacacactCAAAGATTTACCTCTTCCCCTATGGGAAACAGGCAATGACGTGTCACATAGAACCCCTTTTGCATATGGTCTTTTGGCCCTATGGGCAGTGACCTTACTCACACATTCAAGGATTTACCTACGTCATGCAAAGTGGGAGGCTCTAATGTGGCTTGTTGTCATAAAGACAGGTAATCACACATCACAAAGATATTGTCACAAAGATAGGGCAATCACACGTCACACAGACATCATCACAAAGACTAGGTAATCACCAATAACATAGCACAATGGCAAACCCACATCAAAAGCCCATAAGTTATATGTAttcaaaaaacatattttacttccaagtagtttcataatataattcaatagCCAAGATTTCTACAAAATTCTCAAATTCTTCGAAATCACTCCTTGCCAAAAAGATTTTGTATAACTTCCCAATTAATACAATTTAAGATAAAACATCTTTTAGTATTTCCAAATAACACCATAAATATATGAAATACATTATCAAATGATGAGATCAAAGACACTTGTCTTTCCATGCCaataattcatgcatttccccatgTACAATATTAAATATGATGCACTTTCAATGTTTCATGCGTTTTCCATAATTTATTAACAGAATAGTTCAAATAGTATGTTTTAGGAAAACTATGAACAACACTTTAAAATGGGTTTAACTATAAAATACTTAAGTGCAATaatgattcttttaaaaaatcccaTTAAGAAGCCACTTACCTCAGAAGACCAACTGATTTTACCTCAAACGGGCAACTTGTAATCAACCAATCCAATCACTAGGTCCATCACCAAGAATCTTGGAACCTAGAAACATTAGGATCAAGCATATCAAGAATTGGGCCTATCACAAGGTACTATTACACTTTGTTTCATAAATCGAAACAACCCCctaaaatcaaaccaaatgCCCTAAAGCCTAGCTTGCCCATTCTAAGAGAAGTACCCCTTTCCCAAACCGGAACCACACAAGCATACAAGAAACTCATAGGGTTGTAAACAACCAAAGCATTTTATATCCCTACTGCAAATAATGTGCATTCATTAGATAAAATAACACACATCACTTTAAAAAATGGAGGTAGCTAGTCTCATGAATTCCATTTGGGTACTAAATAATAAGATCAAGCCATAATAAAAATTAGGCAAGTGTAATATGTACAAATGAATAGTCATATAAAGAATTATCACatccacaaactcaagcaaatACAATTTCATAACTCATTGAGGTAATTTATCAAACATTTGGTATGCAATAACCACATGCTTACATCCCTTAAACAAAGTTCAAAGTTAACACTACACTCACATCCACACATGCCAAAGCCATTCAAATTGCAAAGAAATTAAACACACTTCCAAAAATCAACCCCAATGATTGCTCAAGGAACCCAAATGATCACCACTTgtaaaaaaaacccttaaccATTTAACAAATGAGTcaccaaatcaaaacccacataCTCAATCACGTGTATATCACTCAAGTAgcttagattaaaaaaaatcttacaacaACATGAAAAGCTACCAAAATAGTTAAGATTTTTACCTTTAGAGTTTGAGATAATGGAGGTTGCTATGGAGTTTTCCCCGGTAAATCCCACCGGAAAGTAATGGTGGAGGAAGTGGTGGTGTGATGAACCGGTGGGAGATATTTAAGAGAACATAGAGTAACCTGCTTGCCATTGATGACATGGGTCTCTTGGATCATCTGGTCAACAACAGAAGGATCCTCATAGGTTATGAAACCGAATCCCTCTGGTCAATGTATGTGCCGGTCTTTCATTATAACAGAATCTGTTATCTTTCCATACTTCTCAAAGTAACTCACAAAGGTTTCTGAACGCAGTCAAATACGAACAAGAactacatcatatatataatatgtcaCACATTCAAATAAAACCCATCAACAGAAACAAACATGCAAAAACAGTAACTTTTCACATACAACAACAATAGCAAACCCCCCATTACAGATTCAAAAACACCCATCAAGAGAAGCACAGTACCCACCAAGAGAATCATAGAAAAGAATAGAATGCTCTCTCTTACCGTAGGTGGTGTCCTTGGCTAAGCCTCCAATGAAGAATTTactgcaccaaaaaaaaaaaaaaaacaaaaaagaggaaaaaaaaaaatcaattcaataGCACGCAAACAAAATAGTCAATGGCTTTTTACTAGAGACCGAAACGAAcgccccaaaaaagaaaaaaatctaatctaaaaacaaaagaaaaaaccctatTATTTCGGTTTCAGCTGCCTTTTGCTTTTAATTCATCAATCGCTTTCATCAAaaactcactcactctctctcgcTCTTTCTCTCACTGATCACTCAACTCACTCACTCACTTTCACTAcaattttttccctctctttctcgcATTTTTGActaggaggaggaggaggtggtggTGCATTGGCGGTGGTGAGGGAAGGTAGGGTTTCGTTTGGGAAAGTAGGTTCTTGATGTCACGCAAACTACTACTATTATTTTAGCTGCTTCAATTCAATTAGCCTTGGCAATTTATAATCtataggatttttgttttttttttttttgaatttaaatatattattttagtacAAACCACTAGTGTCTGTTGCTTTGATCAAAACAAGACAAAAGGGATACTGCCTAAAACagttatttatttgtatagAGATAGAGGGATGTGTGTGTAAATGTGTTTAAgtgtgaaagaaaaagaaataagggAGAGCCCTTAAACTAGTCGGCCAAGAGGGAGAGATATTTACAAAATTTGCGTGGTTCAGACTTGAGAGGAGGTAGGTCACGTGTGGGCTTTTAAAAATCTGATTAAATGATTTGATGCATTTAttggtttattatttatttgaaataatttgtttatgaatgattAATCcatgattgttatttattttccttttcttttgcagAAGTAACATGTTATTGACCAGTCCCAAGAAGAGGCATTAATGTGGTCCGTTGCAGAATAAGCTTGTTCGTTATTTAGGGATGAAACAATGATTGTGGCAGACAAAGTATAGACAATTATTTAACTTGGCACCCATACAAATTGACAGCCTTCACAAAATATAGATCAGGTGGAACTCTTTAACTTGGCACCCTGGGAATTTCAAACGATTAATAGTATGTTCCgccttttatttttggttactATTGAATTAAGCATTTGCTTGACTATCGATAATCCTTGGTTTTTTTGTGAATGTTATGGATTTATCAGCTCAGTACAAGCAATTGCTATTCAACTTTTAAAATGTTCATGGGATTGGCATGAGGAGATAGGGATGACTATATTTCTGGAAGCGAACTCCAGGCAAATCTTAAACGCATGGATACAACTTATGCCTTGGAATGAAAGACAGTTCTAAATCcactttgatttttattattttctttgctttttttttttaaaaaaaaaaattattttcaagggGTGTTGCACTATTCTACATgtttttcaaacaacaatatgCTGTAAATAGCCATTTGAGATTTCAGtttatgattttgaaaattattaccTTGCTTTTAAATTCTAGGGTGACTGCAGCCAACCTCCCTCCACACGAACCGCACCCAATACTTCCTGTAAGTATATAAACCTCATCTTCCCATCAATATTTTCTGCAAGTAGCTGCACCACCTCATCCTTCTTTCAATATTTCTACACAGAAGTTTCCTAAGCTTCTATATTTGCTAAAGTTGCAAGTTGGCCCTGAGGGCTTGTGTTTACTTTTTTGCTAGACAAGACTCCTAAGAGCAATGGCAAGAATGGCCACAGGTGGTCCTCATTTTTATCACTGAAATTTGATTAAAAGAACATGTCATTCAAGCTAGTCGAGTATGAATCATGATCTTGAAATATCTACAACTTGATTAGTTTCTATGTGAAATATCAAGGGACTTTCTTGCAATTATATTGTTGTTCCTATTGCACATAGGTATTgatttccatttatattttgtaggaCTCGTTGTTTGCTTGGTGAGAGAAGTGAGGTTAGGAAATTTAGGAGAAAAAGTATTGTTAAATGAGTATTAACTGTGGCAGCACTCCAAAGCTAACCTGGTACTCCATCTATAATTGCACTTccaacttgattttttttttttcctagatttAATTAAATAGTCAAGGCCAGGTAGGAGTTTCACAAACTCTAGACTACATGTTGAAACTTTAGAGAAGGATTGCTGTGATCCAGttcttgaattattattattttgggggggggggggtggttgggGGTGTTATGATGGAAAGGATGGGAGTTGTTATGTATATAGGGATTGTGCATTTATAATATCTTTGGTAAATCCTGATAAAAGGTCTCTCAGAAACTTTGAGGCTTTTGACTATGATCTTCATAATGATCATAATTCATTGCTAATTATCATTGATCACAATAATGTGAAAATTGAGAAACTTCTCAAAATGTTGCTTATGTAGGGCTTGTCTCCATGATCTGTTTAATACAGTTTGAGTTTAGTAACTGACATGGTGATTCAAAGGAGAGTAGTTGGAAGAATTAATTAGCTGATTCTCTAAATGTaatagagatatatatatatatatctatctagGTGCTCCTTGAccaaaatatacatattttttcactttGTATTGAATATTTCATAGATCTACTCATTTGTATTCTCATTATTTTCGCCTATGGCCATTGACCTCAGCGTTTATTGTTGATATACTACAGAATTGTGGCTAAATTCTGATCCAAGTTTCCTTAACAAATTGGGGATTTGGACAATGATCTTATTGTTAGTTACTCCAACTcacttctttattattattttttttaacaatgagAATCATGAACCCCATCTCCAATGAGGGAATTTTAGCAAAAGTAGCTTAAAATCTCAGCCTCTATATTGAAaagcaaatatattatttattgattCACAACATACAAAACATTAATATAAACTTCTATGGAAGAAATTGGTTCTGCTAGCTAAGTTACTAATGTCAATCTCTTATAATCTTAAAACATTCAGATTTGATCTCAACAAGACTCATTACTCCAATGCCACCTATGGCTCTGACAAGTCCATTATCGACATGGTATGATCCAAATGCTTGATGCAAATACCATATGCAAGGAAGGGGACATTGGACTTATGATTGTTATTACCTTAAACATAAGATTTCGGACCTCTGGAGTCTGTATATTAGCCCCATTAGTCGTTAGGAAAGAGAGGATGCAATACCACTTACACATTACCAAAGGCAATGACATGATCG
This genomic stretch from Quercus robur chromosome 4, dhQueRobu3.1, whole genome shotgun sequence harbors:
- the LOC126723679 gene encoding putative disease resistance protein At3g14460; protein product: MGKLINLRHLNNSESKMKKMPPQMGKMKNLIKLPIFVVGKHDGSSISELGELQHLSGKLTILNLENVHCINKDTMEVILKDKQDLSKLELKWEHGHGTDDSEEERNELEQLCAHTKLNSLTIEHYEGTSFPNWLGDCSFSNMVSIVLRNCKYCFSLPPFGQLHALKELKIEGFDRLLGVGHEFYGNDSSTIKPFRSLKYLSFKNMREWQEWIIFEDEVFSCLQWLHINYCPKLSKNLPDQLPSLTKLEIRECKQLVASFPWAPALHELYFDGKIQLPSDHYYPSLESMIMIGGCDSLWSFPLQFFPKLKFIEIFNCKNLESLSASTGSHLDLTSLTYLKISRCPTFVSFLSGGICAQKLTKIEVFSCKKLKSLPEGMVTLLPSLSSLQLYKCPELDSFPKDGLPSNLKTLTIQYCEKLISCRKEWGLQALHSLRDFIIWSKCEELESFPEEALLPPTLTNFSISSFPNLKSLNGKGFQHLTSLQSLTIWSCDKLQCLPEQGLPTSLSVLQIFGCPLLNQQCEKEIGKDWLKIAHIPYIEID